The following coding sequences lie in one Apium graveolens cultivar Ventura chromosome 1, ASM990537v1, whole genome shotgun sequence genomic window:
- the LOC141720891 gene encoding aconitate hydratase, cytoplasmic-like, producing the protein MLGAGLVAKKACELGLEVKPWVKTSLAPGSGVVTKYLLQSGLQEYLNQHGFNIIGYGCTTCIGNSGDLHESVTAAITDNGIVFFFLIFHSMPPLKLRNVRVLSINILPPTALFHWYIGLKILIIKTIFISPHGEIITCIVSYIVVKRLYL; encoded by the exons ATGCTTGGAGCTGGTCTTGTTGCAAAGAAGGCCTGTGAGCTAGGATTGGAG GTTAAGCCATGGGTGAAAACAAGTCTTGCACCAGGGTCTGGAGTTGTTACCAAGTACTTGCTTCAAAG TGGCCTGCAAGAGTACTTGAACCAGCACGGCTTCAACATTATTGGGTATGGTTGTACGACATGCATAGGAAACTCTGGGGACCTTCATGAATCAGTTACCGCTGCAATTACAGACAATGGTATTGTCTTCTTTTTTCTGATATTTCATTCAATGCCTCCACTAAAATTAAGAAATGTCAGGGTGCTTTCCATCAATATTTTGCCTCCCACTGCTCTGTTCCACTGGTATATTGGTCTTAAGATTTTGattattaaaacaattttcatATCACCCCATGGTGAAATCATCACTTGTATTGTATCTTATATTGTGGTCAAGAGGCTATATTTGTGA